CCATGTACTGGGCCATCCAGCCGGTGGGCGCGCTGGCCACCACCCGGGGGATGCCGATGAGGCTGGAGAGCAGGGCGTACTGGGTGGCGGTAAAGCGCTTGTCGGTGAGGGTGGCCATGAAGGCCAGGAAGGCCGCCGTGCCCATGCCCGAGGCAAGGTTCTCAAAGGCGATCACCGCGGCCAAGGCCCATATCTGGTGGCCGATGTAGGCCAGGGCCGCGAAGCCGGCGGTGGAGACCGCTTGCAGAATGCCGAAAATCCACAGGCAGCGCCGGATGCCCAGCTTGAGGATCACCACCCCGCCGAACAGCCCGCCGCCCACCGTGGCCCAAAAGCCGAATAGCTTGACCACCGCCCCGATCTCGCTGTTGGTGAAGCCGGTGTCCAGGTAAAAGGGGATGGTCATGGTTGAGGCCATGGAGTCGCCGATTTTATATAGAAGCACGAAGGCCAGCAGGCCCAAGGCCCCGGAGCGTTGGAAATACTCCACAAAGGGCTCGATCACCGCGTCCCTGAGGCTGGTGGGGGTGCCCCCGGGATGGGGCGGTTCGCGGCAGAGCAGGGTGGTGATGATGCCCACGCCCATGGCCGCGGCCATGATCATGTAAACCTGGGTGAAGCCGATGTGGTCGGCCATGATCATGCCCCCGCCGCTGGCCAGGAGCATGCCCACCCGGTAGCCGTTCACGTACAGCGAGGAGCCCAGGCCCAGCTCCTCGTCGCTCAGGTCCTCCCGGCGGTAGGCGTCCACCACGATGTCTTGCGAGGCGCTGAAAAAGGTGACCAGCAGGGCCACCAGGGCCAGCACGGTGGGGGCCTTGGCCGGTTCGCTGAAGCCCAGGGCCACGATGGCCCCGGTGAGGAGCACCTGGGCCACCAGCAGCCAGCCCCGCCGCCGCCCCAGGAAGGGCAGGGTGTAGCGGTCCACCAGGGGGGCCCAAAGGAACTTGAGGGTGTAGGGCAGGCCCACCAGGGCCATGAGCCCGATGGTGGCCAGGTCCACGCCCTGGGCGCGCATCCAGGCCTGCAAGAGGGAGATGGTTAGGAGCAGGGGCAGGCCGCAACTGAAGCCCATGAGCAGGGCCACCAGCATGCGGGGGCTGAATATCTGCCGGATGATGCCGGGCATGGCTCAGCCCCGCCGCCGTGGCGGCTCAAGGTTGTTGCGATTTTCCGGGATGTGAACGCGCGGGAGCTGGGGCGCGGCGGTCCTCATCACTCTACGCTGACGATCTCCAGCAGGCGGACGCCGCCCGGGGTGCGCACCGAGACCTCCTCGCCCTCTTCCTTGCCCAACAGGGCCTGGCCGATGGGAGAGGTCATGGAGATGCGTCCGGCGGTGGCGTCGCTCTCGGCCTCGCCCACGATCTGGTAGGAGAACTCCACGTCCCCGTCCACGTCGTAGACCGTGAAGCGACAGCCGAAGACCACCCGGCCGTTGGGGTCGGGCAGGGGATCAACAATCTCGGCCACGGCCAAGAGGTTCTTGATCTCGGCGATCTTGCTCATGATTATGGCGTTGCGCTCTTTGGCGGCGTGGTACTCGGCGTTTTCCGAGAGGTCGCCGTGGGCCCGGGCCTCTTCGATGGCCTTGACGTTGGCCGGAAGGTCCACCTTGCGCAGTTGGTCCAGTTGGTCTTGCAGACTTTTGTGGCCCTCGCGGGTGAGTAGGGTGCGCGACACCGTAACTCCTTACCTGGGGCGGCCCTAAAAAATAAACGGGCAGCCGGGGTTCAAGAAACGGCGCGGACGAAAGCGTCCGCGCCGCCGTGAAAAGGAGTATAACACCAACCTCCCGCCTACTCAACGCCGCCCTTTGTTCAAGCGCGGGGCCAACTTGTTAAGACCGGGGGGCGATGTTATACTAGGCCTCCTGTTCTTGGAGGGGTGGACCGGGGAACCCCCTGAAAGCCCTGGAGCATTTTGCCCCGGCTGAGGCTTGACAGCCGGGGCGGTTTGCTATAGTCAACAGCAGGCCCCAAAGGTGGTCGGACTAATGAAGATCGCGGTGAAGGACATTCAGCCGGAAGGCCTCGCCGTAAACTTCAGCGATAATGCCGCTCAACCGGGGGACCTGGGTCCGCAGGTGGAGGCCATAGCACAAGCGCCCCGGGCCGAGCTTCGCCTGGAACGCGAGGGCGATCTGGTCTTTGCCAAGGGCAGCTACGCCGCGGAGCTGGTGCTGGCGTGCAGCCGGTGCCTGGGGCCCGCGCCCCTGGGCCTGGAGGGCACGGTGGACTGGACCTTCCGGCCCCTGCCCGAGGACGCGCCCGAGGAGTTGCGCCTGGCCGGCGAGGAGATGGAGCTGTCGTTTTATAAAGACGGTGTCATCGACCTGGCCCAGGCCCTTCGGGACGAGTTGGGCCTGGCCCTGCCCATGGCCCCCTTGTGCAGCCAGGCCTGCCCGGGCCTGTGCCCCGTGTGCGGCAAGCCCATTGAAGAGGGCAAGGCCTGCTGCGCCGAAGAGAAGATCGACCCCCGCTGGGCCAAGCTGGCCCAGTTGAAAAAAGAGTGAGTTTGCAACCAACGCGGCACGACCGCGATTAAAGCCGGAGACATTAGAAAATGGCCGTTCCCAAAAGACGTCATTCCACCACCCGCGGCAAAAAGCGGCGCTCCCACGACGCCATCGCCCTGCCCAACACCGTGGCCTGCCCTCAGTGCGGCGAGCCCAAGATGCCCCACCGGGTGTGCCCTTCCTGCGGCACCTACAAGGGGCGCCAGGCGGTGCAGACCGAGGAGTAGGTACTAACTTCTCATGCGCATAGCCCTGGACGGTATGGGGGGCGACAAGGCCCCTGAAGCGGTGGTCAAGGGAGCGGTGCGCGCCCTGAGCGAGAACCCGTCGGATGTGGAAATCATCCTGGTGGGCCAGCCCGAAGCGCTGGAGCCGCTCTTGGAGCGCGAGAGCTACCCCAGCGACCGCCTACATCTGCATCCGGCCACCCAGGTGGTGGCCATGGACGCCTCGCCGGGCACCGCGCTCCGGCGCTTGCCTGATTCCAGCATCCGGGTCTGCTACGACCTGCACAAGAGCGGCGAGGCCGACGCGGTGATCAGCGCGGGCAACTCCGGCGCGGTCATGGCCCTGGGCGTGGTGATCATGGGCCGCTTGGCCGAGGTGGACCGCCCGGCCCTGGCCTCGGTGTTCCCGGCCCTCAAAGGAGCCACCCTGCTCATCGACGTGGGGGCCAACGTGGATTGCACCCCGTTGATGCTCCTCCAGTTCGGCTACATGGGCAGCGTGTACGCCGAAAAGGTCATGGGAGTGCCCTCGCCCAAGGTGGGGTTGTTGTCCATCGGCGAGGAGCCGGGCAAGGGCAACACCGTGGTCAAGCAGGCCGCCGAGCATCTGAACAACAGCGGCCTGAACTTCATCGGCAACGTGGAAGGCCGCGACATGTTCGTGGGCGAAACCCAAGTGATCGTTTGCGACGGTTTCGTGGGCAACGTCTGCATCAAGCTGGTGGAAGGCTTCGCCGACACCTTTGAGTATTTTTTCCGGGAATACATGTCCCACAGCATCAAGGGCCGCCTGGGCGGCCTGTTGCTGCGCGAACAGTTCCGCGACGTGGCCAGCCGCCTGGACTACTCCAACTACGGAGGCGCCCCCCTGCTGGGCATCAACGGGGTCGGGCTCATCGCCCACGGCGCTTCCTCGCCCAAGGCCATAGCCACGGCGGTCAAGGTGGCCGCTGACGCGGTCCGCGCCGAAGTGACCCGCCACCTGGCCGAAGGCCTGGAGCAATACCGCGGCCGCCTGCTGGGGCAGGGCTTCCTCGACTGAGCCCCCTCGCCCCCCGGCGGCAACCATCACTGGGGAGATACGATTCGATGGACTATTTCTTCACCGAAGAGCAGGAGATGATCCGCGACCTTTGCCGGCAGATCGCCGAAGAGCGCATCAAGCCGGTCCGGGCCGAGTTGGATGAAAAAGAGCAGTTCCCCAGCGAGATCATGAAGGCCCTGGCCCAGGCGGACCTGTTCCAGATCATCATCCCCGAGCAGTACGGCGGCTTGGGCGGCGGGTGCCTGGAAAACTGCATCGCGGTGGAAGAGCTTTCCCGCGCCTGCTGCGGCGTGTCCACCAGCTATGCCGCTTCTTTCCTGGGGGCTTACCCCATCCTGCTCTACGGCTCCGAGGCCCAGAAAGAGAAGTACCTCCCGCTCATCGGCAGCGGTGAGCAGTACTGCGCCTTCGCCCTCACCGAGTCCGCCTCCGGCTCCGACGCGGGCTCCATTGCCACCGAGGCCAAGAAGGACGGCGACTCCTACGTACTGAACGGCTCCAAGCAATGGATCACCAACGGCGGCGAGGCGGGCATCTACACCGTCATCGCCATCACCGACCGCTCCAAGGGGCCCCGTGGGGCCAGCGCCTTTATTGTGGAGGCGGATGACCCCGGCTTCAGTGTGGGCAAGAAAGAGACCAAGCTGGGCATCCGGGCCAGCGCCACGGCCGAGCTGATCTTCAACGACTGCCGCATCCCGGCCGATCGCCTGGTGGGCCGCGAGGGCCTGGGTTTCGTGGTGGCCATGCGCACCTTTGACAAGTCCCGCCCCGGCGTGGGCGCCCAGGCGGTGGGCGTGGCCGCGGGCGCCCTGGACGAGGCCGCGGCCTTTGCCCGCACCCGCAAGCAGTTCGGCAAGCCCATCATCACCTTCCAGGCCGTGGCCCACATGCTGGCCGACATGGCCACCGAGATCGAGGCGGCCCGCGCCCTGGTCTACTGCACGGCGCGTTTCATCGACTCCGGGGCCAAGGACTTCTCCAAGGTCAGCGCCATGGCCAAGGTCTTCCCCTCGGACGTGGCCATGCGGGCCACCACCAACGCGGTGCAGGTCCTGGGCGGCCACGGCTACATGCGCGACTATCCCGTAGAGAAGATGATGCGCGACGCCAAGATCCTGCAAATCTACGAGGGCACCAACCAGATCCAGCGCAACGTCATCGGCCAGGAGCTGAACAAAGAGTACGGGCGCAAGTAGGTTCCGGGAGCACTGCCTAATGAAGATCGCGGTTTGCATCAAGCAGGTCCCGGATACGGCCAACGTCAAGCTGGACCCCGAGACCCATACTCTCAAGCGCGAAGGCGTGGAGAGCATCGTCAACCCTTTTGATCTGTTCGCCCTGGAGGCCGCCCTGCGTATTCGGGAGCAGGCCGGCGGCGAGATCGTGGCCGTTTCCATGGGCCCGCCCCAGGCCGAGTCGGTCTTGAAAGAAGCCGTGGGCTACGGCGTGGACGAGTGCCTGCTCTTGAGCGACCGGGCCTTCGCCGGGGCTGACACCTGGGCCACCACCGCCGCCTTGGCGGCCGGAATCCAGGGCCTGGGCGACGTTGACCTGGTGGTCTGCGGCAAGCAGGCCGTGGACGGCGACACCGCCCAGGTGGGGCCGGGCATCGCCCGCCGCCTGGGCATCCCCCACGTGGCTTTCGTAAAAGGTTTCCGCGAAATGGCTGACGGCCGCCTGGTGGTGGAGCGCCAGATGGACGACGGCTTCGACGTGGTGGCCCTGCCTCTGCCCGGGCTCATCACCGTGGTGCGCGAGGTGGGCGAGCCCCGGCCGCCTTCGCTAAAGGGTAAGATGCGGGCCAAGAAGTATCAGGTGCCCATGAAGGGCGCGGCCGAGCTGGGCCTCACGCCCGAGCAGGTGGGCCTGGCCGGCTCCTACACCCAAGTGGTCAAGGTTTTCGCGCCCAGCGTGTCCGGCGACCGCAAGAAGCTCACCGGGCCGCCCCAAGAGACCGGCGCCTCGGTAATCGACGCCCTGGTGGAAAACCAGGTCATCATGCTGGGGAGCTAGGCGCATGGGCGTGATCATCGACAAAGAGTTGTGCACCGGCTGCGGCTCCTGCGTGGACGTCTGCCCCTTCGAGGCCCTGGAGCTCATCGACGACAAGGCGCAAGTCAACGACGCCTGCACCCTGTGCGGGGCCTGCGCCGACGAGTGCCCCGAGGGCGCCATCACCGTGCCCGAGGTGGAGCGCGCGGCCGACGAGCGCGCCGCCAGCGCCAAGGGCGTGTGGGTCTATGCCGAGCAGCGCGGCGGGGCCATGCCCGAGGTGGTGGCCGAGCTGTTGGGCCAAGGGCGCCGCCTGGCCGACGAACTGGGCGTGGAGCTGGGCGCGGCCTTGTTGGGCGCGGGCCTGGACGGCCTGGCCGGCGAGCTCTTCGCCATGGGCGCGGACGTGGTCTATCTGGCCGACGACCCCCGCCTGGGGCAGTTCAACGACGATCTTTACTGCGAGGTCCTGGCCCGGCTCATCACCGAGCACCAGCCCGAGATTCTCTTGGCCGGAGCCACCTCCCTGGGGCGCAGCCTGATTCCCCGCGTGGCCACGGCCGTGGCCACCGGGCTTACGGCGGACTGCACCGGCCTGAGCATCGATCCGGACAAGCGGCTTCTGTTGCAGACCCGCCCGGCATTCGGCGGCAATATCATGGCCACCATCGTCTGCCCCGCCGCCCGGCCTCAGATGGCCACGGTGCGGCCCCGGGTGATGAAGCAGAGCCCGCGCCAGGAGGGCCGCGAGGGCCGCTTGGTGACCCTGGATCTGAAGCCCGAGGACAAGGCGGCAACCGAGGTGCTGGAGGTGGTTCAGGCCATCGACGACCAGGTGAACCTGGTGGGCGCCGAGGTGGTGGTCTGCGGCGGGCGCGGCCTGGGCAAGGCCGAAGGCTTCGAACTGGTGCGCGAGCTGGCCACGGCTCTGGACGGGGTGGTGGGCGCCACCCGCGGGGCGGTGGATTCCGAGTGGATCGGCCACGCCCATCAGGTCGGCCAGACCGGCCGCACCGTGGCCCCCAAGCTCTATATAGCCTTGGGAGTGTCCGGCGCTGTGCAACATCTGGTGGGTATGCAGGGCTCCGAGACCATCGTGGCGGTCAACAGCGACCCCAACGCGCCCATTTTCGACGTGGCTCATTATGGTATAGTAGGTGACTTGTTCGAGGTCGCGCCGGCCATGCTGGCCCGCCTCAAAGAGTTGCGCGGCCAGGCCTAGAGCGCCGCGCCAAGGGAGGGCGACAGTTTGACTGAGCAAGGCAAGGTACATCTGATCACCGGCGGTTCCCGGGGCATCGGGCGGGCCATCGCCCTGGCCCTGGCCTCGGCCGGCGACGTGGTCTACTTCAACCACTTCGACCCCGACGATAGCGCGGCTGAGCAGACCGTGGCCATGCTCAAGGACGCGGGCGTCACCGCCTTTGGCCAGAAGTTCGATATCTGCGACCAGGCCCAGTGCCAGGCGTGGGTGAACGGCGCCTTCGAGGCCCAGGGCCGGGTGGACAACCTGATCAACAACGCGGGCATCACCATGGACGGCCTGCTGGTGCGCATGAGCGCCGAGCAGTTCAACAAGGTCATCCAGGTGAATCTGGTGGGCGCCTTCTACTGCTTGCAGGCGGCGGCCAAGCTGATGATGAAACAGCGCGGCGGCTCCATCGTGGGGCTGGCCTCCATCGCCGGGCAGATCGGCAACCCGGGGCAGGCCAACTACTCTGCCTCCAAGGCGGGGCTCATCGCCCTTACCAAGACCGCGGCCAAGGAGCTGGCTCCGCGCGGGGTGCGGGTGAACGCGGTGGCGCCTGGCTTCATCGAGACCGACATGGTCAACACCATCCCCGAAAAGCTTCAGGAGGCCATGAAGGCCATGATCCCCATGGGCCGGGCCGGCCAGCCCGAGGACGTGGCCGACGTGGTGGCCTTCCTGTGCTCCGATGCTGCCAGCTACGTCACCGGGCAGGTGATCGCCATCAACGGCGGCATGATGATGTAAGGCCCTCTTGGGCGAAGATCGGCAACGCCGCCTTCGGGCGGCGGACATATAGGGATTCAAAGACACGGCGGGCCCCCCGAGGCCCTGACACAAAATGGGAGAATAGGTTTCATGGACGACATCAAGGCAAAAGTCAAAGAGATCATCTGCGAGCAGCTTTCCGTGGCCCCCGAGGACGTGGTGCCCGAGGCATCTTTTGTCGACGACCTGGGCGCGGACTCCTTGGACTTGGTGGAGATGATCATGGCCATGGAAGAGGCCTTTGACGTTTCCATCGCCGACGAGGACGCCGAAAAGATCAAGACCGTCCAGGACGCCTGGGATTACATCGAGAAACTGAAGCAGTAGTAGCCTAGCTCCAGGGAGGGACCCCGGACGGGCGCGGTTTTTCCGCGCCGCCGGCGGGCATGGCATCGGGCGTTTAAGGAGTGATCGTGCAGCGCAGGGTGGTCGTAACTGGATTGGGGCTGGTGACGCCGCTGGGCACCGGCGTGGAAAAGACCTGGGAAGGGCTAAAGGCCGGCAAGAGCGGCATCGGCCCGATCACCAGGTTCGACGTTTCTTCCTTCAAGACCCAGATCGCGGGAGAGGTCCCTGACTTCGACCCCGAGGAGTGGGTGCCCAAAAAGAAGATACGCCGCCTCGATCCTTTCATTCATTTTGCCATCGGCGCGGCCAAGATGGCCTGGGAAATGGCCGGCTTGCCCGAGACCCTGGACGACGAGGTGGCCCCCCGGGCCGGCTGCATCCTGGGCGTGGGCCTGGGCGGCCTCATCACCCTGGAAGAGACCATCCGCATGACCGAACGGGATGGCTACAAAAGGGTGAGCCCCTTCTTCATCCCCAAGCTCATCGGCAACATGGCCCCGGGCGAAGTTTCCATGATCCACAATCTTCGCGGCACCAACCTCTGCGTGTGCACCGCCTGCGCGGCGGGCACCCACGCGGTGGGCGAGGCCATGAAGAACATCCAGCGCGGCGCCACCGACCTTATGGTCTGCGGCGGGGCCGAGGTGGTCTGCACCGCCACGACGCTGTCGGGCTTCGGCGCGGCACGGGCCCTCAGTACGCGCAACGATGATCCCCAGCGGGCCAGCCGCCCCTTTGACCGCGACCGCGACGGCTTTGTCATGTCCGAGGGCTCGGGGGTGCTGATCCTGGAAGAGCTGGAGCACGCCAAGGCGCGCGGGGTGCCCATCCTGGCCGAGCTGGTGGGCTACGGCCTCAGTTCCGACGCCTACCACATGACCGCTCCCGACCCCACGGCCCAGGGCTTCGTGCGCTGCATGCAGATGGCCCTGGAGGACGCCGGCGTCAACCCCGAGGAGCTGGACTACATCAACGCCCACGGCACCTCCACCGACCTGAACGACGCCACCGAGACCAAGGCCATCAAGATCCTGTTCGGGGACCACGCCTACAAGCTGGCCATCTCCAGCACCAAGAGCATGTTGGGCCACATGCTGGGGGCCACCGGCGGGGTGGAGGCGGCGATCAGCGTTTTGGCCCTGCGCGACCAGATCATGCCGCCCACCACCAACTACGAGAACCCCGATCCCCAATGCGACCTGGATTACGTGCCCAACCAGGCCCGCGAGGGCAAGATCAAAACCGTGCTCAGCAACTCCTTCGGCTTCGGCGGCACCAACGCCAGCGTCCTGTTCAAGGTCTACCAACCCTAGGGCGGGCGCGCCGGGCGCGGCCGGAGCTTTTATACAGCGGAGGCTCGCTCATTTGGACTCCAGACCATCCAAGGACGCCTACTATCTGAATCTGGCCCGCGAAGTCAGCCACCGGGGCACCTGCCTGCGCCGCCGCTACGGCGCGGTCATCGTCAAGGACGACCAGATCGTCTCCACGGGCTACGCCGGAGCGCCGCGCGGGGTGGCCAACTGCGTGGACCTTGGCGTGTGCATGCGCCAGGAAATGGACATTCCGCCGGGCCAGCGCTATGAGCTTTGCCGCTCGGTGCACGCTGAAATGAACGCCGTTATTCACGCCTCCAGGGCTCAGACCCTGGGGGCGGTGTTGTATCTGGCCGGTATTGAGGTGGCCGACGGAAAGCCCACCAAGCATCCCGAGCCCTGCCTCCTTTGCCGGCGGGTGATCATCAACGCCGGCATCGCCGAGGTGGTGGTGCAGCCGCGCGACTCGGAGGTCATTCACCTGGACCCCCAGGACTGGATCGACGAGGAGAATCGCGCGGCCAAGCAGGGACTGGCCGCGCCCAAGGTTTTGCCCATGGCCTAGGCTTAGGCGAGGGAAGGGGAGGAAGCTCGTGAGGTGCCCATACTGCGGCAAGCTGGACAACAAGGTGGTGGATTCGCGCGTCAGCAAGGACGCCTCGGTGATCCGCCGCCGCCGTCAATGCCTGGACTGCGACCAGCGCTTCACCACCTATGAGCGGGTGGAGGAGATGGAGACCTACGTGGTCAAGAAGGACGGCAGCCGCGAAGTCTACGACCGCGCCAAGCTCAAGAACGGCATCCTCAAGGCCCTGCACAAGCGGCCGGTGTCCATCGAAAAGGTGGAGTCCTTCCTGGACGCCCTGGAGACCGGTTTCCAGGAGCGCGGCGCCCGCGAGATTCCGGTGCGCGAGCTGGGCGAGGCGGTGATGAACGCGCTCAAGGAGATGGACGACGTGGCCTACGTGCGCTTCGCCAGCGTGTACCGCGAGTTCCGCGACGTGGACGAGTTCATGCGCGAGGTCAAGAAGCTCCTGGCCCAGCGCGAGGAAGACCTGCCAGGGGCCTGATGCCTTTTTCCGATCCACAGCCTATGGACGCCCACTTCATGCTACGGGCCCTGGCGCTCACCCGCCGGGGCCTGGGCTTTTCCTCGCCCAATCCGGCGGTGGGCGCGGTGGTGGTGGCCCATGGCCGCATCGTGGGCCAGGGCTGGCACGCCAAGGCCGGCACCCCCCACGCCGAAGTGCACGCCCTGGCCGACGCGGGCGAGGCCGCCCAGGGAGCCACCATCTATGTGACCCTGGAGCCCTGCCATCACCAGGGCCGCACCCCGCCCTGCACCAGCGCCATCCAGAAGGCGGGCATCGCCCGGGTGGTCTACGGAGCCTCGGACCCCAACCCCAAGGTGGCTGGAGGCGGCGGGCAGTTCTTGGCCGCGCAAGGCCTGGAGGTCACCCCCGGCGTCCTGGCCCAGGCCTGCGAGCGTGAGCACCGTTTTTTCATGACCCACATCACCAAGGCCCGGCCCCACGTGATCCTGAAAACCGCGGCCACCCTGGACGGCAAGACCGCCACGGCCACGGGCCACAGCAGGTGGGTCACCGGCCCGGCCAGCCGCCGCTACGTGCACCGTTTGCGCGGCTGGATGGACGCCATCATGGTGGGCTCTGGCACGGCCCTGGCCGACGACCCGGAGCTGACCTGCCGTCTGCCAAGGGGAGGCAATCCCCTGCGCGTGGTGGTGGACAGCCGTTTGCGCCTGCCTTCCACGGCCAAGGTGCTCTCTCCCCAAGCGCCGGGCTGCCTGGTGGCCTGCGGGCCGGAGGCATCGCGGGAAGACGAGCAGCGGCTGATTGCCGCCGGGGCCGATGTGCTGCGCCTGCCCGCCGGCGAGTCGGGCGGGGTGGACCTGAGCGCCTTGCTGAAGGATCTGGGCGCGCGGGGCATCACCAGCCTGTTGGCCGAGGGCGGGGCGGGCCTAGCCTGGGGCTTGTGGTCCGCTGGCCTGGTGGACGAGGCCATGTACTTCTACGCGCCCAAGGTGGTGGGCGGGGCGAGCGCCCCCTCCATGGTGGCCGGGCCCGGGGTGGAGACCATGAGCGATGCCTTCCGAGTGTCGCGGCCCGTGATGCGGCGCTTCGGGGATGATGTTATGCTTTGCTTTGGAGCGAAAAATGAGCCCGCAACCTGAGCATACACATCATGAGGAGAGAGACATGGGCGATAGCTTCGGCTGGGTGGAGCTGACCACCGACGATCTGGAAGCGGCCAAGGATTTCTACGGCCAGGTTTTCGATTGGAAGATGGAGTCCTTTGGCGAGGCTCCCATGCCCTACTACATTGTCAAAGCCCACGGCAAGAGGCGGGGCGGCATGATGGCCAAGACCAGCTCCCGCACCCCGGTGGCCTGGACCCCCTACGTGGAGGTGGACGACCTCTCGGCCACCTGCGACCGGGTGGAGCGTCTGGGCGGCCGCATCCTCAAGCACAAGACCGCCATTCCCGGCATGGGCTGGTTCGCGGTGGTGCACGACCCCCAAGGCGCGGTCCTGGGCCTGTGGCAGTCGCGCAAGGGCTAGACGAAAGGGGTTAGGCCTTGTTCACCGGATTAGTGGAAGGCACCGGCACCCTGGGGCGCATCAGCCCCTCGGGGCCGGACAGCGTGCTGAGCATCTCCCCGCCCTGGCCGGTGGGGGAGACGGTCCTGGGCGAGTCCATCGCCATCAACGGGGCCTGCCTCACGGTAACCCGCATCACCGGCGAGGGCTTCACCGTGGACGTGTCGGCCGAGACGCTCTCGCGCACCACCCTGGGCAAAATGAGGCCCGGGGCCAAGGTGAACCTGGAGCGGGCCATGCAGTTGGGCGACCGCCTGGGCGGCCACCTGGTCAGCGGGCACATCGACTGCGTGGGCGCCATCGCCAAGCGCGAGGAGGTGGGCGGCTCCACCCGCTTCGAGGTGACCATCCCTCCCGAGCACCTGCGCTTAATGGTGGAAAAGGGCTCCGTGGCCGTGGACGGCATCAGCCTCACCGTGAACTGGGTGGGCCCGGACCGCTTCGGCCTGAACATCATTCCTCACACCATGAGCGCCACCACCCTTAATCTTGCTAAGCAAGGCGATTCTGTTAATATTGAGACCGACTTGATCGGCAAGTACGTGGCCAGGCTGCTGAATCGCGATGAAGCGGAAAATGGCCAGGATCGTTCCGGCCTGAGCGTCGAGGACTTGAGGCGCGCGGGCTGGTAGCCGGGGGCCGGCGCCCCCAGGAGCGGGGCCGTGCAAGGGGTGGAGTTCACAGGCTACTATCCCGGGGTGATCGGCGAGATCACCCGCCTGCACGCCGTCTACTATGCCGACAACTGGGGCTTTGATTTGTCCTTCGAGTCCCAGGTGGGCCGGGAGCTGGCCGAGTTTCTGGCCCGCTTCAACCCGGCCCGCGATTTTTTTGTTGCCGCCCGGGGCCCCCAGGGCCTGGCCGGAGCGGTGGCTCTGGACGGCGAGTTCGCCGAGGGAGCCAGGGTCCGCTGGTTCATCGTGGACCCGGCCATGCAGGGCAGCGGCCTGGGCCGCGACCTGCTGGACATGCTCCTGGGTTTTGCCCGCGCGGCGGGCCACCGGCGACTGTTCCTGTGGACCTTCCAGGGCCTGGAGGCCGCCCGCAAGCTCTATGAGCAGGCCGGTTTCGTCCTGGACGAGGAGCACCGGGTGGAGCAGTGGGGCGACGCCATCATCGAGCAGAAGCTGGTGCTGGAGCTGTAGGCCCCGCCGACTAGAGTAGAGTTTTCCAGCCCGCGCGGCTGATCATGTTAGGAGAAAGTTCATGCCCCTGGCCAGCATCGCAGAGGCCATCGAGGACATACGCAACGGCAAGATGGTCATCCTGGTCGACGACGAAGATCGGGAGAACGAGGGCGACCTCACCATGGCCGCCGAGCTGTGCACCCCCGAGGCCATCAACTTCATGGCCAAGTACGGCCGGGGCCTCATCTGCCTCAGCCTCACCCCGGACATGGTGCAGCGCCTGGGCCTGCCGCTGATGGTGCGCGACAACCAGTCGCCCTTTGAGACCGCCTTCACCGTGTCCATCGAGGCGCGCAAGGGCGTGACCACCGGCATCAGCGCCCAGGACCGGGCCGTGACCATCCGCACCGCAGTGGACCCGGGCGCGGGCCCGGCCGACCTGGTGAGCCCGGGGCACGTATTCCCCCTGCGGGCCAAGCGCGGCGGCACCTTGGTGCGCACCGGCCAGACCGAGGGCTCGGTGGACCTGGCCCGCCTGGCCGGCCTCACCCCCTCCGGGGTGATCTGCGAGATCATGAAGGACGACGGCACCATGGCCCGCATGCCGGACCTGGAGGAGTTCGCCGTGGAGCACGATCTCAAGAT
This window of the Desulfarculaceae bacterium genome carries:
- the ribD gene encoding bifunctional diaminohydroxyphosphoribosylaminopyrimidine deaminase/5-amino-6-(5-phosphoribosylamino)uracil reductase RibD; amino-acid sequence: MLRALALTRRGLGFSSPNPAVGAVVVAHGRIVGQGWHAKAGTPHAEVHALADAGEAAQGATIYVTLEPCHHQGRTPPCTSAIQKAGIARVVYGASDPNPKVAGGGGQFLAAQGLEVTPGVLAQACEREHRFFMTHITKARPHVILKTAATLDGKTATATGHSRWVTGPASRRYVHRLRGWMDAIMVGSGTALADDPELTCRLPRGGNPLRVVVDSRLRLPSTAKVLSPQAPGCLVACGPEASREDEQRLIAAGADVLRLPAGESGGVDLSALLKDLGARGITSLLAEGGAGLAWGLWSAGLVDEAMYFYAPKVVGGASAPSMVAGPGVETMSDAFRVSRPVMRRFGDDVMLCFGAKNEPAT
- a CDS encoding GNAT family N-acetyltransferase translates to MQGVEFTGYYPGVIGEITRLHAVYYADNWGFDLSFESQVGRELAEFLARFNPARDFFVAARGPQGLAGAVALDGEFAEGARVRWFIVDPAMQGSGLGRDLLDMLLGFARAAGHRRLFLWTFQGLEAARKLYEQAGFVLDEEHRVEQWGDAIIEQKLVLEL
- a CDS encoding VOC family protein, which translates into the protein MGDSFGWVELTTDDLEAAKDFYGQVFDWKMESFGEAPMPYYIVKAHGKRRGGMMAKTSSRTPVAWTPYVEVDDLSATCDRVERLGGRILKHKTAIPGMGWFAVVHDPQGAVLGLWQSRKG
- a CDS encoding riboflavin synthase, which encodes MFTGLVEGTGTLGRISPSGPDSVLSISPPWPVGETVLGESIAINGACLTVTRITGEGFTVDVSAETLSRTTLGKMRPGAKVNLERAMQLGDRLGGHLVSGHIDCVGAIAKREEVGGSTRFEVTIPPEHLRLMVEKGSVAVDGISLTVNWVGPDRFGLNIIPHTMSATTLNLAKQGDSVNIETDLIGKYVARLLNRDEAENGQDRSGLSVEDLRRAGW